One Saccharomyces kudriavzevii IFO 1802 strain IFO1802 genome assembly, chromosome: 4 genomic region harbors:
- the SKDI04G4630 gene encoding gluconokinase (similar to Saccharomyces cerevisiae YDR248C; ancestral locus Anc_8.478) produces MGEFKVVVLAGTAGTGKSTIAGELMYEFKDTYPDLKFIEGDDLHPPANVEKMTRGIPLNDDDRWDWLKKVAVESTKAAAGTNEHLSIVACSSLKKKYRDLIRHTCPESEFHFIFLYASKIEVLKRLKTRKGHFMKADMMESQFRDLELPNVKEEPDCDIVPLDSKTFYQIEKDVIRVVKRKVLEVA; encoded by the coding sequence ATGGGAGAATTTAAAGTCGTTGTGCTGGCAGGTACGGCAGGCACTGGGAAGTCAACAATTGCAGGTGAACTGATGTATGAGTTTAAAGACACATACCCGGATTTGAAGTTCATTGAAGGTGATGATTTGCATCCCCCTGCTAATGTGGAAAAGATGACAAGAGGCATACCCCTGAACGATGATGATCGTTGGGATTGGTTAAAAAAGGTTGCTGTAGAGTCCACGAAAGCTGCGGCAGGCACCAACGAACATTTATCAATCGTGGCTTGTTCGAGCCTAAAGAAGAAGTACAGAGATTTGATTAGACACACTTGCCCTGAATCGGAGTtccattttatttttttgtatgCAAGTAAGATTGAAGTCTTGAAGAGGCTTAAGACAAGGAAGGGGCATTTTATGAAAGCTGATATGATGGAATCGCAATTCAGGGACCTAGAGTTGCCTAACGTTAAGGAAGAACCCGATTGTGACATTGTTCCCTTGGATTCCAAAACATTCtatcaaattgaaaaggacGTTATACGCGTGGTGAAGAGGAAAGTTTTAGAAGTTGCGTGA
- the PEX5 gene encoding Pex5p (similar to Saccharomyces cerevisiae PEX5 (YDR244W); ancestral locus Anc_8.470) — protein sequence MDVGNCSVGSNPLAQLHKHTQQNRSLQFNQQSNGHLNESPLPNNINANVNEAFKSTNNTISQEGLAHMQRFINGEPLVDYKRRTEMGQSSAMPPPFSSMHSLQTSPNPIQINGANNISHWSREFQDGGSTQNRNTIAGNSEKVWQNPLQATSRQFQYPNTMMNNYPYSSINSISGSRLHSPGFMNQQLPGRSKENAKQEGEQPWMDQFEKLEKEVSEKLDINDEVKEVENMTEVEQNKPETVGRDEVVYGDQYQSDFQEVWDSIHKDAEDVLPSELVNDDLNLGEDYLKYLGGRVNGNIEYAFQSNNEYLSNPNAYKIGCLLMENGAKLSEAALAFEAAVKERPDHVDAWLRLGLVQTQNEKELNGISALEECLKLDPRNLEAMKTLAISYINEGYDMSAFTMLDRWAETKHPEIWSNIKQQDDKTQKEKGSTHIDMNARITKQYLQLANSLSTVDPEVQLCLGLLFYTKDDFDKTIDCFESALKVNPNDELMWNRLGASLANSNRSEEAIQAYHRALQLKPSFVRARYNLAVSSMNIGCLKEAAGYLLSVLSMHEVNTNKKGDVGSLLNTYNDAVIDTLKRVFIAMNRDDLLQKVKPGMDLNKFRGEFSF from the coding sequence ATGGACGTAGGAAACTGCTCAGTGGGAAGCAACCCACTCGCCCAACTGCACAAACACACTCAGCAGAACAGGTCACTTCAGTTTAATCAGCAGAGCAATGGTCATCTTAATGAGTCCCCTTTACCGAATAACATCAACGCAAATGTTAATGAGGCCTTTAAATCCACTAACAACACCATTTCGCAAGAAGGTTTGGCGCATATGCAGAGGTTTATAAACGGAGAACCCCTAGTCGAttataaaagaagaacggAAATGGGACAGTCCTCAGCCATGCCCCCACCTTTTTCAAGTATGCATTCTCTGCAAACCTCGCCAAACCCAATCCAAATCAATGGAGCAAACAATATATCACATTGGTCACGGGAATTTCAGGATGGTGGTAGTACCCAAAATAGAAACACTATAGCAGGAAATTCGGAGAAAGTATGGCAAAACCCTTTACAAGCCACGTCTAGGCAATTTCAATATCCCAACACTATGATGAATAATTATCCTTACTCTTCAATAAACAGTATCAGTGGATCAAGGCTCCATTCACCTGGTTTTATGAACCAGCAACTCCCTGGACGttctaaagaaaatgccaaACAGGAAGGAGAACAGCCTTGGATGGaccagtttgaaaaattggaaaaagaggTCTCGGAAAAGCTGGATATCAATGATGAAGTAAAGGAAGTGGAAAATATGACTGAAGTAGAACAGAATAAGCCTGAGACTGTGGGGAGAGACGAAGTAGTATATGGTGATCAGTATCAGTCCGACTTCCAAGAAGTATGGGATAGCATTCACAAGGACGCCGAAGACGTTTTACCATCTGAACTAGTTAATGATGATCTCAACCTAGGGGAAGACTACTTGAAATATCTTGGCGGAAGAGTAAATGGAAATATCGAGTATGCTTTTCAATCCAACAATGAATACTTGAGTAATCCTAACGCTTATAAAATCGGTTGCCTATTGATGGAGAATGGAGCCAAATTGAGCGAAGCAGCGCTAGCATTTGAAGCGGCCGTTAAAGAAAGACCCGACCATGTGGACGCATGGCTAAGATTGGGGCTGGTACAAACTCAGAATGAGAAAGAGTTGAACGGTATAAGCGCTTTAGAGGAATGTCTAAAATTAGATCCAAGAAATTTAGAAGCAATGAAGACTTTAGCGATAAGCTATATAAATGAGGGTTATGATATGAGTGCCTTTACTATGCTAGATAGATGGGCCGAAACCAAACACCCGGAAATTTGGTCAAATATCAAGCAGCAAGATGACAAGactcaaaaagaaaaaggatcCACCCATATCGACATGAACGCGCGTATAACAAAACAGTATTTGCAATTAGCCAATAGCTTAAGCACAGTAGACCCTGAAGTACAGCTGTGCTTGGGTCTTCTATTCTATACAAAGGATGATTTTGACAAAACTATCGATTGCTTTGAAAGTGCGTTGAAGGTGAACCCAAATGACGAGCTAATGTGGAACAGATTAGGAGCTTCATTGGCCAACTCCAATAGATCAGAGGAGGCGATTCAAGCCTACCACAGGGCACTACAATTAAAACCGTCTTTCGTACGAGCTCGCTACAATTTGGCGGTGTCGTCAATGAATATAGGGTGCCTTAAAGAGGCTGCAGGTTACTTATTAAGTGTCTTGAGTATGCACGAAGTAAACACTAACAAAAAGGGAGACGTTGGATCTCTCTTGAACACATACAACGATGCTGTGATTGACACTTTAAAGAGAGTTTTTATAGCGATGAACAGGGATGACCTTTTACAAAAAGTGAAGCCAGGAATGGACCTAAACAAATTTAGAGGTGAATTTTCCTTCTGA
- the VHS1 gene encoding putative serine/threonine protein kinase VHS1 (similar to Saccharomyces cerevisiae VHS1 (YDR247W) and SKS1 (YPL026C); ancestral locus Anc_8.477) has product MTMFNSCRINNYIITSQIGEGAYGLVYRAIDIHNDREYAIKAVVQGSSVSRGADMDGGETYRNSAKLQKRLAKLFRESKNIVRTPSIDLGSIENMKEEDFKKLPHYKEISLHLRVHHHKNIVTIREVLQSAICTFIVMDYYPTDLFTSIVDNRHFITNGLLIKKVFLQICSALNYCHEHGIYHCDVKPENLLLDADDNVFLCDFGLSTTSTYLKPNICVGSSYYMPPERISFDNAKCSSSKIRVKGHKLKKMCSSCNGDLWSLGIILINLTCVRNPWLKADKTEDNSYYYFTKDPTVLKQILPLSDALYSLLSQILQVNPKKRISLQDVMKEVSSITSFTNKGPLSKVPPLSKSVYEKFSNPGDATGKTMSPKQYTYMDNRRMDKNLYCTSSSDDDDRVQEEEENDGGSRSGSLGTLDTDTGLHSSFTSTSCDSDNESSKVPNKFSLLEKKFNELHMSATSLTN; this is encoded by the coding sequence ATGACGATGTTCAACAGCTGCCGAATTAATAACTACATAATAACTAGCCAAATTGGCGAAGGCGCGTACGGTCTGGTTTACCGTGCGATAGACATTCACAACGATAGGGAATACGCTATCAAAGCAGTAGTCCAGGGCTCCAGTGTTAGCCGCGGAGCCGACATGGACGGTGGCGAAACATACCGGAACAGCGCCAAATTGCAAAAAAGGCTTGCCAAACTTTTCAGAGAGTCAAAAAACATCGTCAGAACACCCTCGATAGATCTTGGATCGATTGAGAAtatgaaggaagaagactTCAAGAAACTTCCTCActataaagaaatttctcTGCACCTGAGAGTTCACCATCACAAGAATATTGTCACCATACGTGAGGTCCTGCAATCTGCAATCTGCACGTTCATAGTCATGGACTACTACCCAACCGACCTGTTTACATCGATCGTAGACAACAGACACTTCATCACCAACGGTTTGCTGATCAAAAAAGTCTTTCTACAGATCTGTTCTGCTCTTAATTACTGCCATGAACACGGTATCTACCATTGCGATGTTAAGCCTGAAAACTTATTACTAGATGCAGACGACAACGTTTTCCTTTGCGATTTTGGGCTGTCTACCACTTCAACTTACTTGAAGCCCAATATCTGTGTTGGCAGTTCATACTACATGCCCCCTGAAAGAATTTCATTTGACAATGCGAAATGTTCCAGCTCCAAAATTAGAGTTAAAGGTcataaattgaaaaaaatgtgctCCTCATGCAACGGTGACTTATGGTCGCTAGGTATCATTCTTATCAATTTGACATGCGTCAGGAACCCCTGGTTGAAGGCCGACAAAACTGAGGATAATAGTTACTACTATTTCACCAAGGACCCCACTGTATTGAAACAGATTTTACCTCTTTCTGATGCTTTGTATTCGTTATTGTCTCAAATCTTACAAGTGAACccgaagaaaagaataagcTTGCAAGACGTGATGAAGGAAGTCAGTTCCATTACCAGTTTCACCAATAAGGGCCCTTTATCAAAAGTACCGCCTCTTTCTAAATCTGTCTATGAGAAGTTTAGTAATCCTGGCGATGCCACTGGTAAAACCATGTCACCAAAACAGTATACATACATGGACAATCGTAGGATGGACAAGAATCTATACTGTACCTCTTCAAGTGACGACGACGACAGGGTTcaagaggaggaagaaaacgaCGGTGGCAGTCGTAGTGGCAGTCTTGGTACCTTAGACACAGACACTGGGTTGCACTCTTCATTCACAAGCACTTCTTGTGACTCCGATAATGAATCCTCCAAGGTTCCTAATAAGTTTTCTTTGCTcgaaaaaaagttcaacGAACTTCACATGAGCGCAACTTCTCTAACAAACTAA
- the MNN10 gene encoding alpha-1,6-mannosyltransferase (similar to Saccharomyces cerevisiae MNN10 (YDR245W); ancestral locus Anc_8.471) has translation MSSVPFNSPLPISSHLDYNEEEKKSRGSRSSLRYKILYWKKTLSGSLARWKKRILLISLTLFLFIWISDSTISGNPTTTSFQGQDSSENKFNKGGSGLDPKRYLPPYSKRPRWSFWNQDPKIVIILAANEGGGVLRWKNEQEWAIEGISIENKKAYAKRHGYGLTIKDLTTSKRYSHEYREGWQKVDILRQTLREFPNAEWFWWLDLDTMIMEPSKSLEEHIFDRLDTLADRELKNFNPLKLKDDIPYVDYSQEMEFLITQDCGGFNLGSFLIKNSEWSKLLLDMWWDPVLYEQKHMVWEHREQDALEALYENEPWIRSRIGFLPLRTINAFPPGACSEYSGDSRYFYSEKDHDFIVNMAGCNFGRDCWGEMRYYTTLMEELNRKWYTRFFFP, from the coding sequence ATGTCTAGTGTACCTTTCAATTCCCCACTTCCTATATCCAGCCATTTAGAttataatgaagaagaaaagaaaagcagaGGCTCAAGATCCAGCTTAAGGTACAAGATACTGTactggaagaaaactttAAGCGGCTCTTTGGCAAGATGGAAAAAACGAATACTATTAATATCCCTgactttgtttttgttcatATGGATAAGTGATTCCACCATCAGCGGGAACCCAACTACCACGAGTTTTCAAGGCCAAGACAGTAGTGAGAATAAGTTTAACAAAGGAGGATCCGGCCTTGATCCAAAAAGATATCTACCGCCATATTCGAAGAGACCGAGATGGTCGTTTTGGAACCAAGACCCCAAAATTGTCATCATATTAGCGGCAAACGAGGGCGGTGGTGTCTTGAGATGGAAAAATGAACAGGAATGGGCTATCGAAGGCATATCTATCGAAAACAAGAAAGCTTACGCGAAGAGACATGGGTACGGGCTGACCATCAAGGATCTAACAACGTCCAAGAGATACTCCCACGAATACAGAGAAGGCTGGCAAAAGGTGGATATATTGAGACAGACGCTCAGAGAGTTCCCTAACGCGGAATGGTTCTGGTGGTTGGACCTGGATACTATGATTATGGAACCTTCCAAATCGTTAGAAGAACACATTTTCGATAGATTAGATACTCTAGCCGACagagaattgaaaaacttcaatcCATTGAAGCTCAAAGACGACATACCCTACGTCGATTATTCACAGGAAATGGAATTCCTGATAACACAAGACTGTGGTGGGTTTAATCTGGGTTCATTTCTGATAAAAAATAGTGAGTGGTCCAAACTACTTTTAGATATGTGGTGGGATCCCGTTCTGTatgaacaaaaacataTGGTCTGGGAACATAGAGAACAAGACGCGTTAGAAGCGCTGTACGAAAATGAGCCGTGGATTCGTTCAAGAATAGGCTTTTTACCCTTAAGAACGATCAATGCATTCCCACCGGGGGCATGTTCAGAATACAGTGGTGATTCAAGATATTTCTACAGTGAAAAGGATCACGATTTCATCGTCAATATGGCCGGATGTAATTTTGGCAGAGATTGTTGGGGAGAGATGCGATACTACACCACGTTAATGGAAGAACTGAATAGAAAATGGTATACGAGGTTTTTCTTCCCGTAG
- the TRS23 gene encoding TRAPP subunit TRS23 (similar to Saccharomyces cerevisiae TRS23 (YDR246W); ancestral locus Anc_8.476), producing MAIETMLVINKSGGLIYQRNFTADEQKLNSNEYLILASTLHGVFAIASQLTPKALQLTQQANIDNTVPYIPYVGVSSGKGDTRSGSGGNNKQHANNEKLGSFKGDDFFKEPFTNWNKSGLRQLCTDQFTMFIYQTLTGLKFVAISSSVMPQRQPNINSNDKTDRPKSSSNLAIQIADNFLRKVYCLYSDYVMKDPSYSMEMPIRSNLFDEKVKKMVDKLQ from the coding sequence atggcCATAGAAACAATGCTGGTAATAAACAAGTCAGGCGGGTTAATCTACCAGCGGAATTTCACTGCCGACGAACAAAAACTGAACAGCAATGAGTACTTAATTCTTGCCAGCACATTGCACGGTGTATTTGCCATTGCAAGCCAGCTGACCCCGAAGGCGCTGCAGCTCACTCAACAAGCGAACATCGACAACACGGTCCCGTATATACCATACGTGGGCGTTTCCAGCGGCAAGGGCGATACAAGAAGCGGCAGTGGCGGCAACAATAAACAACACGccaacaatgaaaaactggGTAGTTTCAAGGGAGacgattttttcaaagagcCCTTTACGAACTGGAACAAGAGCGGGTTGAGGCAGCTATGCACGGACCAGTTTACAATGTTTATATATCAAACCCTGACAGGTCTGAAGTTTGTCGCCATAAGCTCCAGCGTGATGCCGCAGAGGCAGCCGAACATAAACAGCAACGACAAGACTGACCGACCCAAGAGTTCATCGAACCTGGCCATTCAGATAGCCGACAACTTTCTAAGAAAAGTATACTGCTTGTATAGCGACTATGTCATGAAAGACCCATCGTACTCGATGGAAATGCCCATTAGATCCAACCTTTTTGACGAAAAAGTCAAGAAAATGGTAGATAAACTTCAATAG
- the SKDI04G4640 gene encoding uncharacterized protein (similar to Saccharomyces cerevisiae YDR249C; ancestral locus Anc_8.483) codes for MGYIVTGYSSRHDKRKKHVLPLHQYAASSMNLQRHVDLFEAPVFYKRALSGGNKLAKIHAKKLRHHRKLSLQDLPIEIIQHIFIFTKGEPSMVTLNWFFYSCLRPSFLLLSKIMWERYLFDPLEFGVENIKANPGNIVIPTLFEHKTFFKLLLDHHHILLQSISHFLPRKHYQDMQDGDFDASKELDLCSMSTGNAEKEDFPMNFYYDMQIFLTHKECVKSVGNHFALKNPYNVISPFMEWFFQSVEIRGAGIASKLTFDLFLESIDLILYVSGSTTQKFTSIEPLSTLVFLLYFTYDNVLQTPNFEVFFQNRSRLRFMEEFIIKYYYDPSSAESELLSDTTVWDLLRRVSDLRLIDLVVECGGRPQYGVMFS; via the coding sequence ATGGGCTATATTGTCACAGGGTATTCTAGTCGGCACgacaagagaaagaagcaTGTACTTCCTTTGCATCAATACGCAGCGTCTTCGATGAACCTGCAACGACATGTGGATCTTTTCGAAGCTCCTGTCTTTTACAAGAGAGCACTATCCGGGGGCAACAAACTTGCTAAAATTCACGCAAAGAAACTTCGACATCATCGGAAACTTTCTTTGCAAGACTTACCTATAGAAATCATTCAAcacattttcatttttacaAAGGGTGAACCATCAATGGTCACTTTGAATTGGTTTTTTTACAGCTGTTTGAGACCatcttttttattgctgTCTAAAATTATGTGGGAAAGATATCTTTTCGATCCACTTGAATTTGGTGTAGAGAACATAAAAGCGAATCCAGGAAACATTGTAATTCCCACGTTATTTGAACATAAAACGTTTTTCAAACTACTATTGGATCATCATCACATCCTTTTGCAAAGTATTTCCCACTTCCTTCCGAGAAAGCATTATCAAGACATGCAGGATGGCGATTTTGATGCATCAAAAGAACTGGACTTGTGTTCAATGAGTACTGGAAATGCTGAGAAAGAGGACTTCCCTATGAATTTTTATTACGACATGCAAATTTTCTTAACTCATAAAGAATGTGTGAAATCCGTTGGCAACCATTTTGCTCTAAAGAATCCATACAATGTGATATCACCTTTTATGGAATGGTTCTTCCAAAGTGTCGAAATAAGGGGGGCGGGCATAGCCTCTAAACTCACCTTCGATTTATTCTTGGAATCAATAGATTTGATTCTGTACGTTTCTGGATCCACAACACAAAAATTTACTTCCATTGAACCCCTTTCGACTTTAGTATTTCTATTATATTTCACCTATGATAACGTGCTACAGACTCCGAATTTCGAGGtgttttttcagaataGATCAAGACTACGATTCATGGAAGAATTCATCATAAAGTATTACTACGACCCATCATCAGCGGAGAGCGAACTTTTATCCGATACGACTGTTTGGGACTTGCTGAGAAGGGTTTCCGATTTAAGGCTGATAGATTTAGTTGTTGAGTGTGGCGGAAGACCTCAATATGGTGTGATGTTTTCATAG
- the BTT1 gene encoding CCR4-NOT core subunit BTT1 (similar to Saccharomyces cerevisiae BTT1 (YDR252W) and EGD1 (YPL037C); ancestral locus Anc_8.485) — protein sequence MPIDQEKLAKLQKLSAANKVGGTRRKINKKGNLFNINDKDDSRLQTELHKLHPLTIEDVAEANFFKKNGKVLHFKNAVVQIAPQCNVTVLHGQPKENTIHGLYPSVASQLGNQELDYLTNLAHKLENERTILDQLVEGDTRTKERETNG from the coding sequence ATGCCTAtagatcaagaaaaattagcCAAATTACAAAAGCTGTCAGCGGCAAACAAAGTTGGTGGcacaagaaggaaaataaacaaGAAGGGCAATCTGTTCAATATAAATGACAAGGACGATAGTAGATTACAAACAGAACTGCATAAACTGCATCCATTGACGATTGAAGATGTTGCTGaagcaaattttttcaagaaaaatgggaaGGTTTtacatttcaaaaatgcaGTTGTTCAGATTGCACCCCAATGTAATGTCACAGTGCTTCATGGTCAACCAAAAGAGAACACAATTCATGGCTTATACCCAAGTGTGGCTTCCCAATTAGGTAACCAAGAGCTTGATTATTTGACAAATTTAGCTCATAAGCTAGAAAATGAACGGACAATTCTCGATCAACTGGTTGAGGGAGATACCAGGACAAAAGAACGAGAAACGAATGGTTAA
- the PAM1 gene encoding Pam1p (similar to Saccharomyces cerevisiae PAM1 (YDR251W) and SVL3 (YPL032C); ancestral locus Anc_8.484) yields MTSALRVLVCGDHPNLILYTSRFQHAKNIEFFLVNNSEGASYELNSLIYGTERFQIQNHFQSLLDLVEPNNGNGSLIFDLVIMSTSSLQEIPQVLRELKPMMNKTTKILFESSGFVYLEPFIKASVDLSLSNIFSIFTDYDIRRLDNNSYKQCATANPKSFSISIGQTPAIQENNYSSDIIPILTTFQKLFQKLFPKDIVTLYDYSPLTFLTKQWELALPQICFDPLLVVLEEKIPSNLDSLVLARPLISGLLDETLLLIKKMGVTLDNPDFQNEQTILKHWKDKYEGECDTPTFLFNFIHKSSSLNIDMLLLQPILLADDFGIKTPYLECLFTMMTQYQLLNRGDSGWFIRKDNNAAPIHVNGLQNSITQKDGKIMQLQNLETTLRNQIKQLQNQVVSMKQELSSDKSKHEQELDVLRKKMQMEDNQLSDRSLSHISTNGICNSEKMVNNDLNFEKGDHGNNSSGNDSRRQSFFNSTSDTTLPRDETSLKERELEVRMKELELQERELELQRKALQQQQQYQQRQPKQTYTGPPGTPIASNGNSNNINNNKGYNPSRKSSYSQPQHVAMMSNRGLHGPSPSSPSPVLSANNFVDPLSSGAPYSGNSGRFSQQIPSQQYVHAVKPTSRKNRNSVMPNVGYVPGLANNEYGRKFNGNTVNNGTQSRLNSLSNQSTFRSQQGPPATQQKSFQNNGGSTMRTNRISSANFSNSNQKPGFANSISSPNLNNFENGNNLQKSRNSDSAPCVNQVNDGSQPQLQPQPQYSTSKVPQINITQPSPIQTNFTSNNNSVPVLKFGTPSEDTVTTAAPNNSITTMTDGGNKEEVKEKKKKKFSFFGKKKK; encoded by the coding sequence ATGACATCTGCCTTAAGAGTCCTGGTATGCGGTGATCATCCGAACCTCATTCTGTATACCTCCAGGTTTCAACACGCCAAAAACATAGAATTTTTCCTCGTGAACAATTCAGAAGGTGCTTCCTATGAACTCAATTCATTAATTTATGGAACAGAACGCTTTCAGATACAAAACCATTTCCAATCTCTCCTAGATTTGGTAGAACCCAATAATGGGAATGGAAGCTTGATATTCGACTTGGTAATAATGAGTACGTCTTCATTACAAGAAATCCCACAAGTGTTGAGAGAGTTGAAACCAATGATGAATAAGACTACAAAGATATTGTTCGAAAGCAGTGGGTTTGTTTATTTAGAACCATTTATCAAGGCTTCAGTTGATCTATCACTATCGAATATTTTCAGCATTTTTACTGATTATGATATAAGACGCCTGGATAACAACTCGTATAAACAATGTGCGACCGCAAATCCTAAATCTTTTTCCATCTCGATCGGTCAAACACCTGCTATCCAGGAAAATAATTATTCAAGCGATATCATCCCTATCTTGACTACATTTCAGAAGCTATTCCAGAAATTGTTTCCAAAGGACATCGTCACTCTTTATGATTATTCTCCTTTGACTTTCTTGACCAAGCAGTGGGAATTAGCCTTACCTCAAATATGTTTCGATCCTTTATTAGTCGTATTAGAAGAGAAGATTCCATCGAATTTAGATAGTCTCGTTTTGGCCAGGCCTCTAATCTCTGGATTATTGGATGAAACGCTATTGTtgattaaaaaaatgggtgTAACGTTGGACAATCCGGATTTCCAGAATGAGCAAACTATACTAAAACATTGGAAGGACAAGTACGAGGGAGAATGTGACACCCCCacatttttattcaatttcatccacAAATCGTCATCTTTGAATATTGATATGCTATTACTACAACCCATACTATTAGCAGATGATTTTGGCATTAAAACGCCATATTTGGAATGTTTGTTTACAATGATGACTCAATACCAATTACTAAATAGGGGTGATTCTGGATGGTTTATcagaaaagataataatgcAGCACCGATTCACGTTAATGGCTTACAAAATAGCATCACGCAAAAGGATGGAAAAATCATGCAACtgcaaaatttggaaacaaCTTTGAGAAATCAGATAAAACAACTGCAAAATCAGGTGGTGAGTATGAAGCAGGAACTTTCTTCAGATAAATCGAAGCATGAGCAAGAACTGGATGTcctgaggaagaaaatgcaaaTGGAGGACAATCAATTATCTGACCGCAGCCTATCACATATCAGTACTAACGGTATATGTAATTCTGAAAAGATGGTCAACAATGACCTGAACTTCGAAAAGGGCGACCACGGTAACAATAGCAGTGGTAATGATAGCAGAAGACAGTCTTTCTTCAACTCGACATCTGACACAACGTTGCCCAGAGATGAAACATCCTTGAAAGAACGTGAGTTAGAAGTGCGAATGAAGGAGTTAGAACTTCAAGAGCGTGAATTAGaattacaaagaaaagctcttcaacaacagcagcaataTCAGCAGAGACAACCTAAACAGACATACACTGGTCCTCCTGGAACTCCGATTGCTAGTAAtggcaacagcaacaatattaataataataaaggTTATAATCCAAGCAGAAAATCGTCTTATAGTCAACCTCAACATGTGGCTATGATGAGCAATCGAGGTTTACATGGTCCAAGTCCCTCAAGTCCCAGCCCTGTGCTTTCTGCAAATAATTTTGTTGATCCACTATCTTCCGGGGCGCCGTACAGTGGCAATAGTGGTAGGTTCAGCCAACAAATACCATCGCAACAGTATGTGCATGCTGTTAAACCTACAAGTAGGAAGAACAGAAATAGTGTTATGCCTAATGTAGGTTATGTTCCTGGACTGGCTAACAACGAGTACGGTAGGAAATTCAATGGAAATACAGTGAATAATGGTACGCAAAGTCGCTTGAATTCACTTTCCAACCAAAGTACGTTCAGATCTCAACAAGGCCCACCTGCAACACAACAAAAGtcatttcaaaacaatGGTGGCAGTACTATGAGGACAAATAGGATATCATCTGCGAATTTCAGTAATTCCAATCAAAAACCGGGGTTTGCTAACTCCATTTCAAGTCCGAACTTGAACAATTTTGAGAATGGTAATAATTTACAGAAGAGTAGAAATTCGGATTCAGCGCCGTGCGTTAACCAGGTGAACGATGGTTCTCAACCTCAATTACAACCTCAGCCTCAGTACAGCACCTCAAAAGTACCCCAAATCAATATCACGCAACCATCACCAATACAAACCAATTTTacttcaaataataattCTGTGCCTGTGTTGAAATTTGGGACACCTTCTGAAGATACAGTCACAACCGCGGCTCCAAACAATAGTATAACCACAATGACAGATGGAGGTAACAAAGAGGAAgttaaagaaaagaaaaagaagaagttcaGTTTCTTcgggaagaagaaaaagtga